A genomic window from Silene latifolia isolate original U9 population chromosome Y, ASM4854445v1, whole genome shotgun sequence includes:
- the LOC141632888 gene encoding uncharacterized protein LOC141632888 → MDRFAKWSGLKPNISKTEIYFGGVSTAVKALILQHTGFFEGSFPFRYLGIPLKSSKNSAEVYGTLITKIQNALLHWSNNLLSYARRIQILNSVIFCIANFWCSAALLPKNILKRITKICKDYFRGIADGDRKHVFLSWKSVCRPSQEGGFNVKELLSWNKALLAKWIWLLISDSRGYWAQWNKAYVFQDNSIWQTSTKDRFSESWCSILKVKDEILSKTGSTDEALHIINSWVHNGHFQVVKAYNWFKSKGDRVYWFKALHGDSIIPSHKFTISLAIMHKLPTTDLLVTRGMLMVNRCVLCKCKAETHRHLFFNCVFSQQVWTALLQWMNIGNRTINLWSEIRWIAQAKGLRHWKHALHQSCIAAAVYFIWQERNQRIFMGRDSTVAHIISNIKLAMRYRLATHASSSSCLMSMLL, encoded by the coding sequence ATGGATAGATTTGCCAAATGGTCTGGACTGAAACCTAATATTTCCAAGACTGAGATTTACTTTGGGGGAGTTTCCACTGCTGTCAAAGCTCTTATTTTACAACATACTGGATTCTTTGAGGGCAGCTTTCCTTTTAGGTATCTGGGTATCCCCTTAAAATCCTCAAAAAATTCTGCTGAAGTTTATGGGACTCTGATTACCAAAATTCAGAATGCTTTGCTTCATTGGTCTAATAATCTCCTTTCTTATGCTAGGAGGATCCAAATCCTCAATTCTGTCATTTTTTGTATTGCTAATTTCTGGTGCTCTGCAGCTTTATTACCTAAGAACATTTTGAAAAGAATAACAAAAATATGCAAAGATTATTTCCGAGGTATTGCTGATGGTGATAGGAAACATGTCTTCCTTTCTTGGAAATCTGTGTGCAGGCCATCTCAGGAAGGGGGCTTCAATGTAAAAGAACTTTTATCTTGGAATAAAGCTCTCTTAGCCAAGTGGATTTGGCTTTTGATCAGTGATTCTCGTGGATACTGGGCACAATGGAACAAAGCTTATGTCTTTCAGGATAATTCTATTTGGCAAACCAGTACCAAGGATAGATTTTCTGAAAGCTGGTGTAGTATTCTGAAAGTTAAAGATGAAATTCTCTCTAAGACGGGCTCTACTGATGAAGCTCTGCACATTATTAACAGTTGGGTTCATAATGGCCACTTTCAGGTTGTCAAGGCCTATAACTGGTTCAAATCTAAAGGGGATAGAGTCTACTGGTTTAAGGCACTCCATGGAGATTCAATCATACCCAGCCATAAATTCACTATCTCACTTGCTATTATGCACAAGCTGCCTACTACTGATCTTCTAGTCACAAGGGGGATGCTTATGGTTAACAGATGTGTGCTGTGCAAATGCAAAGCTGAAACTCATAGACATCTCTTTTTTAATTGTGTCTTCTCACAGCAAGTCTGGACAGCTCTTTTGCAGTGGATGAATATTGGTAACAGAACCATTAACCTATGGTCTGAGATTCGTTGGATTGCACAGGCTAAAGGCTTGAGACATTGGAAGCATGCTTTGCATCAAAGTTGTATTGCTGCTGCAGTTTACTTCATTTGGCAAGAACGTAACCAAAGGATCTTCATGGGGAGAGACAGCACTGTGGCCCATATCATTAGTAACATCAAGTTAGCTATGAGATATAGACTAGCAACTCATGCTTCTAGTTCTAGTTGTCTGATGTCTATGTTGCTTTGA
- the LOC141632887 gene encoding uncharacterized protein LOC141632887, whose protein sequence is MGRDVCVDLTGSSPLTWPGMSDFMPRCVVVNAAERKCAKYRSLCEENLRSPFSCVLLALWLAVRVALLRGDHHWKALRLPILLVPKSWIILLSPRRILKPRVLDPRSPVLLRDYIITAPANSVRKSVPSPSPRAPISVTSCNSVDTAIVEHTVVSSADIGAPVMANVTATVSTIVDPPIVPVISEHPPSTDIPISEHPHTEVPTSEIGDKAVPEKRKWADVVKGNDEVKGGKLGMSLFFDEHSKNSSEIDVDLEDFQGELDFWKFTLMGNFLGSKPNLKQVQDFAQKCWHHIASPMVQYYKKGWFSFRFTCLEDMNAVLREGPWKLNTSSLILKQWYPNFSMEMDRISKLSFARILVEADVSGSLPDNIVINTPYHGQSSQRVIYEWLPFHCSGCGKLGHQIGSCKWHKPKVVEPKKIYKPKQLVPTPPSAPQSAADHGSECPELGGTSAAQGEVVDQTSSEGQINPPTVVAASASPLVVEMHSECLELGQSSPQTAGCARVVSRRSQIAKKRDSIVVKDLSEVAQEFSTSNRFDTIQPVTIPQSDGITNKLDILGVLETRVRENNAGKIIKKHFHSYKFIHCSVVHQATDHKFHMTMVYGSNDSKIRKDLWLALSSLHHTVTNWITLGDFNVVRDVSERLSSTPPDLEDILDFNECILDCQLEDINGSATAAVFLPAGISDHSPVLDIVTKSWHTYVEGTAMFRIFGKLKHVKKGLLQLHKENFSNLSTRVTDARTALLNCQMELQHAPLSRALIETERMLLADYNSLKAAEISMLQQKAKIDNIKHGDCSSKYFFSKLQERQQQHIIGRISDINGHERIGLSDVADGFMDYFKNLLGASSEVCPLDFEFIQQSSCVAEDAYSFLTQPVTVSEIKTALFSIGSDKSPSPDGFSTAFFKDSWDLIETDFCKAVLAFFKTGKMSKLVNSTLITLILKKKISQSVQDFRPMSCCTTIYKTVSKILANRLKPILPSLVGPE, encoded by the exons aTGGGACGAGATGTGTGTGTGGATTTGACTGGATCATCTCCTTTGACTTGGCCCGGGATGTCTGACTTTATGCCTAGATGCGTGGTGGTTAATGCGGCGGAGCGCAAGTGTGCTAAGTATCGTAGCTTGTGTGAG GAAAACTTGCGATCACCATTTTCGTGCGTTCTTCTAGCTCTATGGCTCGCGGTAAGGGTCGCCCTTCTAAGGGGAGACCACCATTGGAAAGCCCTTCGTCTGCCGATCCTCCTGGTACCGAAATCTTGGATAATTCTTCTCTCTCCTCGGAGAATTCTCAAACCCAGGGTACTCGATCCTCGTTCCCCTGTTCTTCTCCGTGATTACATAATCACTGCTCCTGCTAATTCTGTAAGAAAATCTGTTCCTTCTCCTAGTCCTAGAGCTCCAATTAGTGTTACGTCATGTAATTCTGTTGATACCGCCATTGTTGAGCATACTGTTGTTTCTTCTGCTGATATTGGGGCACCTGTTATGGCTAATGTTACTGCCACTGTTTCTACTATTGTTGATCCTCCTATAGTTCCTGTTATCTCTGAACACCCTCCTAGTACTGACATTCCTATATCTGAGCACCCTCATACTGAAGTTCCTACTTCGGAAATTGGGGATAAAGCTGTTCCTGAGAAACGGAAATGGGCTGATGTTGTTAAAGGGAATGATGAAGTAAAAGGGGGGAAACTGGGTATGTCCTTGTTCTTTGATGAACATAGTAAGAATTCCTCTGAAATTGATGTTGATCTTGAAGATTTTCAAGGGGAACTTGATTTTTGGAAATTTACTCTCATGGGTAATTTCCTTGGTTCTAAACCAAATTTGAAGCAAGTTCAAGATTTTGCTCAGAAATGTTGGCATCATATTGCTTCACCTATGGTGCAATACTACAAAAAAGGCTGGTTTAGCTTCAGGTTCACTTGCCTTGAAGACATGAATGCTGTTTTAAGGGAAGGTCCTTGGAAGTTGAACACTAGCTCTCTCATCTTGAAACAATGGTATCCCAATTTCTCTATGGAAATGGATAGGATTTCTAAA CTGTCATTTGCTAGAATCTTGGTAGAAGCTGATGTTTCTGGTTCCTTGCCTGATAATATTGTCATTAATACCCCTTATCATGGTCAATCTTCCCAGAGAGTCATCTATGAATGGTTGCCTTTCCACTGTTCAGGATGTGGGAAATTGGGGCATCAGATTGGGAGTTGTAAATGGCACAAACCTAAAGTTGTTGAACCTAAGAAAATTTACAAGCCTAAGCAGCTTGTCCCTACTCCTCCTAGTGCCCCACAATCTGCGGCTGACCATGGCTCAGAATGCCCTGAGCTAGGTGGTACCTCTGCTGCTCAAGGGGAGGTTGTTGACCAAACTAGTAGTGAGGGACAGATTAATCCCCCTACTGTTGTGGCTGCATCAGCTTCTCCTTTAGTAGTAGAAATGCACTCAGAATGCCTTGAGCTAGGCCAAAGTTCCCCTCAAACTGCTGGGTGTGCTAGGGTGGTCAGTAGGAGGTCTCAAATTGCCAAGAAGAGAGACTCTATTGTGGTTAAGGATCTATCAGAGGTGGCTCAGGAGTTTTCTACTTCCAATAGATTTGACACTATTCAACCTGTAACTATCCCTCAGTCTGATGGCATA ACTAATAAACTGGATATTCTGGGTGTTCTTGAAACCAGAGTTAGGGAGAATAATGCTGGGAAAATTATAAAGAAGCATTTTCATAGCTATAAG TTTATTCATTGCTCTGTGGTGCATCAGGCTACTGATCATAAGTTCCATATGACTATGGTTTATGGAAGTAATGACTCTAAAATCAGGAAAGATCTTTGGCTTGCCTTATCCTCTCTGCACCACACTGTAACTAACTGGATTACTCTAGGAGACTTCAATGTGGTTAGAGATGTCTCTGAAAGGCTGAGCTCCACTCCCCCTGATTTGGAGGATATTTTGGACTTTAATGAATGTATTCTGGATTGCCAGCTGGAGGATATTAATGGCTCTG CTACTGCTGCTGTTTTTCTTCCTGCTGGTATTTCTGATCATTCACCAGTTCTG GATATTGTTACAAAATCCTGGCATACTTATGTTGAGGGTACTGCAATGTTTAGAATTTTTGGTAAGCTAAAACATGTAAAAAAGGGCTTGCTCCAACTCCACAAAGAAAACTTCAGTAACCTCTCTACTAGAGTCACTGATGCTAGAACTGCTCTCCTCAACTGTCAAATGGAACTGCAGCATGCTCCTCTCTCTCGGGCTCTGATTGAGACTGAGAGAATGCTTCTTGCCGACTATAATAGTCTTAAGGCTGCTGAGATTAGTATGCTACAACAAAAAGCTAAAATTGATAACATCAAGCATGGTGACTGCTCTTCTAAATATTTCTTTTCTAAGCTTCAGGAAAGGCAACAACAACATATTATAGGCAGGATCTCTGATATAAATGGTCATGAGAGGATTGGGTTGTCTGATGTAGCTGATGGCTTTATGGATTACTTTAAAAATCTCCTGGGTGCTAGCTCTGAGGTTTGCCCTTTGGATTTTGAGTTTATTCAACAAAGCTCTTGTGTTGCTGAGGATGCTTATAGTTTCTTAACTCAGCCTGTAACTGTTTCTGAGATTAAAACTGCTTTATTCAGTATTGGCTCTGATAAGAGTCCCAGTCCTGATGGTTTTTCCACTGCCTTCTTCAAAGACTCTTGGGATTTAATAGAAACTGACTTTTGCAAGGCTGTGCTTGCTTTCTTCAAAACTGGAAAAATGAGTAAGCTTGTTAATTCAACTCTTATAACCCTTATTCTTAAGAAGAAGATCAGTCAATCTGTTCAGGATTTTAGGCCTATGTCTTGCTGCACTACCATTTATAAAACTGTGAGCAAGATCCTAGCTAATAGACTCAAGCCCATTTTGCCTTCTTTAGTGGGGCCTGAGTAG